DNA from Acidobacteriota bacterium:
GAACCAGGTCCGCACCGGGCTCAAGGTGCTCGAGAGCGGCGAGCCGAACGTGATCATCTCGTGCGATTTCGTCAAGCCCGGCAAGGGCCAGGCGTTCACCCGGGTCAAGATGCGCAACCTCCTGAACGGACGGGTCAACGAGAAGACCTACAAGCCGGGCGACCTGCTCGAGGGCGCCGACGTCATCGAGACGTCGATGCAGTACCTCTACACCGACGGCGGGCACTGGTTCTTCATGAATCCCGACACCTACGACCAGGTCGAGGCCGATGCCGCGGCCCTGGGCGGAGCCGAGCAGTGGATCAAGGAGGAGGACATCTGCAGCGTGACGCTCTGGAACGGCCATCCGATCCTCGTCGCGGCGCCGAACTTCGTGACTCGTGAGGTGATCGAAACGGATCCCGGACTCAAGGGCGACACCTCCAGCGGCGGCAGCAAGCCGGCGAAGCTAGAAACCGGTGCGGTCGTCAAGGTACCGCTCTTCATCCAGACCGGCGAGGCCATCCGGGTCGACACCCGGACCGGCGAGTACGTCTCCCGCGGCAAGACCTAAGGGCGGACGGTGACGGGCGACGCCGCGGAGTGGCGGCCCACAGCCGGGTTGACCGCCCTGAAACGACGCGCAGCCATGCTCGCCAGGCTGCACGCCTTCTTCGCCGAGCGGGAAGTGCTCGAGGTCGAAACCCCCCTGCTGTCCGCCGAAACCACTCTCGACCCGCACCTGGAGCCGCTGAGCTCCGCCGTCGAGGCCCCCGGCATTGACGGCCGGCGGATGTACCTCCAGACCTCGCCCGAACTCGCCATGAAGCGGATGCTGGCCGCGGGTTCCGGATCGATCTACCAGGTATGCAAGGCGTTCCGTGGCGGCGAGCGCGGCCGCTGGCACAACCCCGAGTTCACGATCCTCGAGTGGTATCGCGTGGGATGGGACGTGCACCGACTGATGAGGGAAGTCGCGGCCCTGATCGAGACCCTTCTCGCCGGTTCGCGGCGCCTGGAGCCGGCGACCTATGTCGGCTACGCCGATCTCATGCGCCGGCACGCCGGGATCGATCCGTACGACGCATCGACCGGAGCCCTGCGACGGGCCGTCGCGGACGGCCCCTCACCGGTCGACACCACCGACCTAGACCGGGACGATCTGCTGTCCCGGCTGTTCGGCGAACGGGTGGAGCCTGAGTTCGCGACCGACCGTGTCACGGTCGTTTTCGACTATCCCGCCTCCCAGGCCGCGATGGCGCAATTGAACGCTTCCGACCCCCGCACCGCCGAGCGTTTCGAGGCCTACGTCGGGGATATCGAGCTCGCCAACGGCTACGGCGAACTCTGCGATCCGGCCGAACAGCGGCAACGCCTTGAGTACGACCTGGCGAGCCGCCGCAGAACCGGCCAACCGCTGCCGCCGATTCCGTCCCGTTTCCTGGCCGCACTGGAGTCGGGTCTCCCGCCCTGCGCGGGAGTCGCCCTGGGTTTCGACAGGCTGCTCGGTCTCGACCTTGAAGCAGGGAGTATCGACGAACTCATCTCCTTCCCGATCGAGCGAGCCTGACGGCGGCAGGGCCCGGCGGCACGACTTCGAGGAGTTCGACCGCGGGTTGCCCATCGCAGAAGATCGTCGCGAGACGGCCATGAACGCGCGACCCTTTGCAGTCCACCCGGTCGCCCAGACCGAAGTGGCGCCGCATCTCGCCGTCCGGCTCGATCTCGAGCAGACAGTGGGTGCTGATTCGCCGCAACCGGCTGTGGCGAATCAGCACATGGCCGAGCGGAGTCGCTTCGCTGAGGATCTCGCGCCGGGCTGCCTCCCTCGTAAACCGGAAGTCGATGAGCACGATCCCGAACAGCACCACGCCAGCGGATTGTCCTGGCGCGACGGCCCTGGCGTCCGCACGCCGCAGGAGGATTCTGCGCGCGTAGCGTCCGTCGTGCGCGACGCGATCCAGGACATCGACGTCGACCGCGGCCCCATGGTGGGCCTCCAGGGTCACCGTCATGTGATCTTCGTGATCCAGAAGAGCCCGCTGAGGCTGTGGAACGGCAGACCGCGGTACAACCACGGCTTCAGGGGCCCGCCGGCCGAACAGGCCGTACAGGTCGCCGATGTCGTGCGCCTGCGCAATCACCTCTTTCACGGCGGCGGACTCTACCCCTAGTCTCCGCGACTCTCATCCGAGGCCGCTGCCCTTCAGCGGCGCAACGACCTGTTCCGCTGTTTCCTGGCTACGCCGGCCTCGAGGAGAGCGGAACATTCCACTTCAGGTTGGAGTACCGAGCGGCGCCAGCCTTCGATCTCCGGCGGCCAAACCCACATGCCTCGCTCGAGACTCCGCGCCGCCCAGGCCTCGAGCGTCCTCCTGGGCACGAGGAACTCGACCGGAACGTCGAGATCGGCGGCGACTCGCGCAACCAGTTTTCGCAGTCCCTCCGACACGCGGCTCGAGGACCGCCTGCCGGAGCGTTCCAGACGTTCAGGGAGCCGATCCGCGGACAGCGCGCGGGCACCCCGCACGAGATCGAGCAGTTTCGGCCCGTACCGCGCTGCCTGGCGCCGTCCAAGGCTCTTCACCGGGGCGAGGTCCTCCGGCGTGCGCGGCAGGCGTCGCGCCAGGTCGACCAGCGTCTCGTCCTTCAGCACGAAACCCCGGGGCACGTCCCGCCGGCGAGCGCGCCGCTCCCGCCACGCGGACAGGGCCTCCAGGGCCGCCAATTGACGCCTCGACATGCCCGGTCGCCGCAACCGGTTGTAGGACCACGCCGGATCCAGACGCGCCTCGGCGGTCTGCAACAGGCGGTCGAAGTCCTCCCCGGCCCAGCCTTCCCGGCCGAGTTCACGCAGCCTCGCCAGTAACCGCTCGTGGGCCGGCAGGAGGTAGGCCACGTCGAGACCGGCGTACCGCACCTGCTCGTCGCTGAGCGGACGCCGCAGCCAGTTCGACCGCTGCACGCCCTTCTCCAGCTCGACATCGAAGAGTCGCGAAACCAGACGAACGTAGCCCAGCGAACCTCCCAGTCCGCACAGCGTAGCCGCGACCTGACAGTCGAACAGGGGTTCTGGAGGGTGGCCGACGGCCTGGTGGAGAATCTCCAGATCCTCGCTCGGCGAATGGAACACCTTCATCACCTCTGGCGCCTGGACGACGGCAACCAGGGGCGCCCGATCCCTGATCGAGACCATGTCGACCAGGTAGCAGCCCTCCGAATCCGCCACCTGAATCAGGCCGAGCCGGGCAAAGAACGTCCGCTCCCGCACGAACTCCGTGTCCAGGCCAATGGCCGGCTCGCGCAGCCAGCGTTGGGCGAGATCGGCCAACCGAGCGTCACGGTCCACGACCTCGGGGGTCGGCGGCGGAGGAAGTGTCATCGAACAGAAAGGCGGACGACCGGAACGAGGCGGTTTAGCCGGATGGTAACGCCAGACCCGGCGAGTCTTGGGCGTCGGATGATCCCCGGCGTACAATCGGCTCGTCCCGACGAGAGAACCGGACGACGACCGATGGCCAACCAATCCGTACCACTCGTCATCCTGGGAGGCAGCGACCGCAGGCCCGCCTACATGCCCCCGGGAGGACGTTCCAAGCACCCGCTCGCCGGCATCAAGGGCGTGGACGTGAAGATCGGCGGCAGGCCGCTGATCGAACTGGTCATCGAGCGGATCCGCCAGGCCGAAGCCTTCGACCCGATCTACGTCGCCGGACCCGGTCACGCCTACCGGTCTTTGCCTGACGGGATCTCCGTCGACACCGACGGCGGTTTCGGCCGCAACATCCAGGTCGGAGTCGAGACGGCCCGCCGGCGGCACGGCGACGGACCGCTGGCGATCGTCACGTGTGACATCGTTCCCGACCCCGCCGAGATGAAGACGGTGGTCCGCGACTTCTGGAAGTACAGCCCCCTGGATTTCTTCTTTCCGATGATCAAGGCGCCGCGAGACCCCGAACGGCTCGGCGAGTCCGGGTGGAAGCCGCAGTACCACGTCAAGCCCGAAGGGGCGTCCGAGCCCGTCCCGGTACTGCCCGGTCACCTGGCCATGTTCGACTCGGCAGCGCTTCGCTGGAAGTTCATCTACCGTTTGATGGACCTCGGCTACCGGACGCGCAACCGCCCAATCCTGTACCGCAACGCCTACATGGCGCGGC
Protein-coding regions in this window:
- the efp gene encoding elongation factor P, translated to MASYNMNQVRTGLKVLESGEPNVIISCDFVKPGKGQAFTRVKMRNLLNGRVNEKTYKPGDLLEGADVIETSMQYLYTDGGHWFFMNPDTYDQVEADAAALGGAEQWIKEEDICSVTLWNGHPILVAAPNFVTREVIETDPGLKGDTSSGGSKPAKLETGAVVKVPLFIQTGEAIRVDTRTGEYVSRGKT
- a CDS encoding NTP transferase domain-containing protein; amino-acid sequence: MANQSVPLVILGGSDRRPAYMPPGGRSKHPLAGIKGVDVKIGGRPLIELVIERIRQAEAFDPIYVAGPGHAYRSLPDGISVDTDGGFGRNIQVGVETARRRHGDGPLAIVTCDIVPDPAEMKTVVRDFWKYSPLDFFFPMIKAPRDPERLGESGWKPQYHVKPEGASEPVPVLPGHLAMFDSAALRWKFIYRLMDLGYRTRNRPILYRNAYMARRLLWIMLVQDFIHLLNLRLPTFTWDTLLSGTRAARRLKEKVIQQSELELALRRMFIKRRHRRRHPDRKVRMPVVDAMSLARDIDTQEEAIAFGAVSA
- the rnd gene encoding ribonuclease D, which codes for MTLPPPPTPEVVDRDARLADLAQRWLREPAIGLDTEFVRERTFFARLGLIQVADSEGCYLVDMVSIRDRAPLVAVVQAPEVMKVFHSPSEDLEILHQAVGHPPEPLFDCQVAATLCGLGGSLGYVRLVSRLFDVELEKGVQRSNWLRRPLSDEQVRYAGLDVAYLLPAHERLLARLRELGREGWAGEDFDRLLQTAEARLDPAWSYNRLRRPGMSRRQLAALEALSAWRERRARRRDVPRGFVLKDETLVDLARRLPRTPEDLAPVKSLGRRQAARYGPKLLDLVRGARALSADRLPERLERSGRRSSSRVSEGLRKLVARVAADLDVPVEFLVPRRTLEAWAARSLERGMWVWPPEIEGWRRSVLQPEVECSALLEAGVARKQRNRSLRR
- the epmA gene encoding EF-P lysine aminoacylase EpmA, translating into MTGDAAEWRPTAGLTALKRRAAMLARLHAFFAEREVLEVETPLLSAETTLDPHLEPLSSAVEAPGIDGRRMYLQTSPELAMKRMLAAGSGSIYQVCKAFRGGERGRWHNPEFTILEWYRVGWDVHRLMREVAALIETLLAGSRRLEPATYVGYADLMRRHAGIDPYDASTGALRRAVADGPSPVDTTDLDRDDLLSRLFGERVEPEFATDRVTVVFDYPASQAAMAQLNASDPRTAERFEAYVGDIELANGYGELCDPAEQRQRLEYDLASRRRTGQPLPPIPSRFLAALESGLPPCAGVALGFDRLLGLDLEAGSIDELISFPIERA